A genomic stretch from Petrimonas mucosa includes:
- a CDS encoding alpha-2-macroglobulin family protein: MKKILPVVAAVVFFLPLQAQTQSAMDYDQAWKNVARLEERSLPRSASEQVELILRKAVVEKNTPQIIKAIIHQGKYDLVLDSEADTLIFRNLKQMLESSEDPVERSVLHSMLGELYLQYYDKERWSIDRRTAISGYLPEDMKEWSKNNLFDKAVEHLNASIDQQKKLEETEVKSYEPLVVLGKDSRRFYPSMYDFLALRAIEFLARINDDSDLSRSLSRKGITQQELFLPAEEFVKLKFDPKPGEYDLWALECYKKLLLSLSGRGLDKAVALTDLSRCDYLAQLHDAYRQYALPLLQSLQQRWEEDPVSVEIIDKIADLYLSQIGELPQEDTVKRADKTRELYRLLQRGVQQFPGYGRTALLENRLLQLTQPRFEVEGKSTFGVKSEKSFTLKYQNLKGITARLYRLESPLSAVYSDRGVRRSDEMKSLVSELEIPLHSGEPYETFTTRFEPDLVRPGAYKLEFESNPAAADEESSIYFSVSDLALFSRLSARNSYEFFVVNRVSGQPVRHAQVKIYRFSGSWPNSTVTLDSTLSVNELGMAAYSNTAPSNELYCQAVTGADSGSPLQPLPWGYFPQVDNEMVQPAETVNIFTDRGLYRPGQTVFFKVVAVATADGKPKVSENRSLELMLRDANGREISRQVVTTNAFGSASGEFVLPEGLLTGYFTIATQNGSVGFRVEEYKRPSFEITFDKIGGSYSFGDEITLTGRAENFSGVKLQHLPVNYRITRRHHMWWWRGGTAEHFTEGISKTDENGRFTIAFTPQKADEAASMRAIYTFDIEAVITDANGETVVGNHVVTVGDISMILTVEMPEKLEKSSAGKIIISARNLDGEDMKATGSYQLFSLLENDSIQRQLLQGSFETGEQEELRRRVRRLPSGKYRISLLSKDDRGNEITASQDFILFSYADKRPPVKSNDWFIVKDEQFAPGRNAEIILGATGKLNVLYELWQNGKLLERKWVVVNNENRLFSIPYKASYGEGVELMLTYVKEEQFYNHSARLLPVDEKKGLEVKLDVFRDKIRPGGVEEWRLTVRNAEGGAADAEVLASLYDFSLDRIAPSPRWILNLSRLHTARAAIPLQRDRSFDLRGIQGYALLPFRDVDPLAFDRLNWFDFSLGSSGRMMVRGMSKMGNVQMEAYGVVVAESDVSGEDGAGEAPAPVQIRRNFNETAFFFPQLRTNERGETQLSFTVPESNTRWRFRVLAHDRKLNSGEVEAVVVSQKELMVTPNMPRFLRHGDVVTIPAKISNLSDTTISGTARIILFDPLTDEPLPSGASQQQPFSVAPDASVDASWTFEVPDRIDLVGVRIIAQSESFSDGEQNLLAVLPNRMLVTESMPMDVNGNQSAIFTMEKMVNRSSPTVEDYRLMLEFASNPAWYAVQALPVLGTPDSDNAVSWFAACYANLLGQHISKTYPKVSAMIDAWKKGGGDTGTLLSNLEKNPELKGMLLEETPWVVEAKSESEQRQRLALLFDINRSHNLTRQAVEKLGELQTSSGGWSWFKGFNPSRSITQYILFGFSRLDALNVEGQDDDLRMMQAKAIAYIDGEALRMFEQLKRGNSDWRKIRTIPVADLEYLYVRSAYGEYPLDPATREMVDFYMSVIEKNWTLAGLYERSLIVPLMDNVGRDDIVADILKSYREHATISGESGMFWANNRAHLFMSQSAVSVHTFIMDAFRIGGSTQHEMESMKRWLLKQKQTQLWESTHATMDAVYALLSTGSDWFSGENRTTVTVGGNVLKPSRQEEGTGYFKEMWHNPEITPQMGSVKVENWGNAPAWGALYWQYYEDLDKITKTGGPLNVEKMLFVEETDATGRKLLPVGPSRQLKVGDKVVVRLTVRTDRDMEFVHLKDLYSAAFEPQEQLSGMRWNGGIACYQAPKDASVNLYFDLLPRGTYLFEYALFVTRSGDYSNGITTLQCIYAPEFRSHTAATRVTVR, encoded by the coding sequence ATGAAAAAAATATTACCTGTTGTTGCGGCAGTGGTCTTTTTCCTCCCGTTGCAAGCGCAAACCCAATCAGCTATGGATTACGACCAGGCCTGGAAAAATGTAGCCCGACTGGAGGAGAGATCCCTTCCGCGATCGGCATCCGAGCAGGTGGAACTTATCCTGCGTAAGGCTGTTGTCGAGAAGAACACTCCCCAGATCATCAAGGCAATCATCCATCAGGGCAAATATGATCTGGTATTGGATAGTGAAGCGGATACGCTGATCTTCCGGAACCTGAAGCAGATGCTGGAGAGTTCGGAGGACCCCGTGGAGAGATCGGTGTTGCACTCCATGTTGGGTGAACTCTATCTCCAGTATTATGATAAAGAGCGGTGGAGTATCGACCGTCGGACGGCCATCAGCGGCTATCTTCCGGAAGATATGAAGGAGTGGTCTAAAAACAACCTCTTCGACAAGGCGGTGGAGCATCTCAACGCCTCCATCGATCAGCAGAAGAAGCTTGAAGAGACCGAGGTGAAAAGTTATGAGCCTCTTGTTGTACTCGGCAAGGATTCCCGCCGTTTCTATCCCTCCATGTATGACTTTCTCGCACTCCGTGCCATCGAGTTTCTTGCCAGGATAAACGACGATTCCGATCTGAGCCGATCATTGTCGCGGAAAGGTATTACGCAGCAGGAACTCTTTCTGCCGGCAGAAGAGTTTGTGAAATTGAAATTCGACCCGAAACCCGGAGAGTATGACTTGTGGGCGTTGGAGTGCTATAAAAAACTGCTTCTTTCACTATCCGGGAGGGGGCTCGACAAAGCGGTGGCGCTTACGGACCTGAGTAGGTGCGACTACCTTGCCCAACTCCATGACGCATACCGACAGTATGCACTTCCCCTGTTGCAGTCGCTGCAGCAAAGATGGGAAGAGGATCCGGTCAGCGTGGAGATTATCGACAAGATCGCAGATCTCTACCTGTCGCAAATCGGAGAGCTCCCTCAGGAGGATACTGTCAAAAGGGCGGATAAGACTAGGGAGCTCTACCGGTTACTGCAGAGGGGGGTTCAGCAGTTTCCCGGGTACGGGCGGACAGCTCTGCTGGAAAACCGGCTGTTGCAACTTACGCAGCCGCGCTTCGAGGTGGAGGGCAAGAGTACCTTCGGGGTGAAATCGGAGAAAAGCTTCACACTCAAGTATCAAAACCTGAAGGGGATTACCGCCAGGCTCTACCGGCTTGAATCTCCACTATCGGCCGTTTACAGCGACCGTGGTGTAAGGCGGAGCGACGAGATGAAGAGCCTGGTGAGTGAATTGGAGATACCTCTTCACTCCGGGGAGCCGTATGAAACCTTTACTACCCGATTCGAACCTGATCTGGTCCGACCAGGTGCCTACAAGCTCGAATTTGAGTCGAACCCCGCTGCGGCGGACGAAGAAAGCAGCATCTACTTCTCGGTATCCGATCTGGCTCTCTTCAGCCGTTTGTCGGCCAGGAACAGTTACGAGTTTTTTGTGGTAAACCGGGTGAGTGGCCAGCCGGTAAGGCATGCACAGGTGAAAATCTACCGTTTTTCAGGGAGCTGGCCCAATTCAACAGTTACGCTCGATTCGACGCTATCTGTAAACGAGCTCGGAATGGCCGCCTACTCCAACACTGCTCCATCCAATGAACTTTATTGTCAGGCGGTGACGGGAGCAGATAGCGGTTCCCCGTTACAGCCACTACCCTGGGGCTATTTTCCACAAGTCGATAATGAAATGGTGCAACCGGCGGAGACGGTAAATATATTTACAGATAGGGGGCTCTATCGTCCCGGTCAGACCGTCTTTTTCAAGGTGGTGGCCGTTGCCACGGCCGACGGCAAGCCAAAGGTTTCGGAAAACCGCTCCCTTGAACTGATGCTGCGCGATGCCAACGGGCGGGAGATCTCCCGGCAGGTGGTCACCACCAACGCCTTCGGATCCGCGTCGGGCGAATTTGTGCTACCTGAGGGGTTGCTGACCGGTTACTTTACTATTGCTACCCAGAATGGGAGTGTAGGGTTCAGGGTTGAGGAGTACAAGCGCCCTTCGTTCGAGATCACTTTCGACAAGATCGGGGGGAGTTACAGCTTCGGTGATGAGATTACCCTGACCGGGAGAGCCGAGAACTTTTCAGGCGTGAAACTGCAGCACCTTCCGGTAAACTACCGCATAACCCGCCGGCATCATATGTGGTGGTGGAGAGGCGGTACGGCTGAACATTTCACTGAAGGGATTTCGAAGACGGATGAAAACGGCAGATTTACAATTGCCTTTACTCCGCAAAAAGCCGATGAGGCGGCATCAATGCGAGCTATCTACACGTTCGACATTGAGGCTGTGATTACCGACGCAAACGGTGAGACGGTGGTCGGTAATCATGTTGTGACGGTGGGGGATATTTCGATGATACTCACTGTTGAAATGCCAGAAAAACTCGAGAAATCCTCTGCAGGAAAAATCATCATCTCGGCCAGGAATCTCGACGGGGAGGATATGAAAGCGACGGGGAGCTACCAGCTCTTCTCATTGCTTGAAAACGACTCCATCCAGAGGCAGCTATTGCAGGGTAGCTTCGAGACCGGAGAACAGGAGGAGCTGCGAAGAAGAGTGAGGAGATTACCGTCGGGCAAATACCGCATCAGCCTGCTCTCGAAAGATGATCGTGGAAACGAGATTACTGCCAGTCAAGACTTTATTCTGTTCAGCTATGCCGATAAGCGTCCGCCTGTAAAGAGCAACGACTGGTTTATCGTGAAGGATGAACAGTTCGCTCCCGGGAGGAACGCAGAGATCATCCTCGGGGCGACGGGCAAACTTAACGTGCTCTATGAACTTTGGCAGAACGGGAAGCTGCTGGAACGGAAATGGGTGGTGGTGAACAACGAAAACCGCTTGTTCTCCATACCCTACAAAGCCAGTTATGGTGAGGGAGTGGAGTTGATGCTGACCTACGTGAAGGAGGAGCAGTTTTATAACCATTCGGCACGGCTGCTTCCGGTAGATGAAAAAAAGGGACTGGAGGTGAAGCTGGATGTTTTCCGCGACAAGATCCGTCCCGGTGGCGTTGAGGAGTGGCGGTTGACGGTGAGGAATGCCGAAGGGGGGGCTGCCGATGCGGAGGTGTTGGCATCGCTCTACGATTTCTCGCTCGACCGGATCGCTCCATCTCCCCGATGGATATTGAATCTGTCGCGCCTCCATACTGCAAGAGCTGCAATTCCACTGCAACGCGACAGGTCGTTCGACCTGCGGGGGATTCAGGGTTATGCTCTTCTTCCCTTCAGGGATGTGGATCCGCTTGCTTTCGACCGGCTGAACTGGTTCGACTTTTCGCTGGGGAGTTCGGGCAGGATGATGGTCAGGGGGATGTCGAAAATGGGAAATGTACAGATGGAGGCCTATGGTGTCGTGGTGGCAGAGAGTGATGTCAGTGGGGAGGATGGCGCCGGAGAGGCACCGGCTCCGGTCCAGATCCGTCGCAATTTCAACGAAACGGCATTCTTCTTCCCGCAACTGAGGACAAATGAGAGGGGCGAGACACAACTCTCGTTCACCGTCCCGGAAAGCAATACCCGCTGGCGCTTCCGGGTGCTGGCGCACGACCGCAAGTTGAACAGCGGTGAGGTCGAAGCGGTTGTCGTGTCGCAGAAGGAGTTGATGGTGACGCCCAATATGCCGAGATTCCTCCGCCATGGAGATGTGGTGACTATCCCGGCAAAGATCAGCAATCTCTCCGATACCACGATCAGCGGAACAGCCCGCATCATCCTGTTCGACCCGCTTACGGATGAACCGTTGCCGTCGGGTGCATCGCAGCAACAACCCTTCTCGGTAGCTCCCGACGCCTCTGTCGATGCGTCATGGACCTTCGAGGTACCCGACAGGATCGATCTTGTCGGCGTCAGGATCATCGCCCAGAGCGAATCGTTCAGCGACGGGGAGCAAAATCTGCTGGCGGTGTTGCCCAACCGGATGCTTGTTACCGAAAGCATGCCGATGGATGTGAACGGAAACCAGTCCGCCATTTTCACGATGGAGAAGATGGTAAACAGGAGTTCGCCAACTGTTGAGGATTACCGGTTGATGTTGGAGTTTGCATCCAATCCAGCCTGGTATGCCGTACAGGCCCTGCCCGTTCTGGGTACACCCGACAGCGACAATGCTGTTTCATGGTTTGCAGCCTGTTATGCCAATCTGCTCGGGCAGCATATCTCGAAAACCTACCCGAAAGTGTCGGCCATGATCGATGCCTGGAAAAAGGGGGGAGGTGACACCGGAACGTTGTTGTCGAATCTTGAAAAGAACCCGGAACTGAAGGGGATGTTGCTGGAAGAGACCCCCTGGGTGGTTGAGGCGAAAAGTGAATCTGAACAGAGACAGCGACTGGCACTGCTGTTCGATATCAACCGGAGCCATAACCTGACACGGCAAGCCGTGGAGAAGCTCGGCGAGCTGCAAACTTCGTCAGGAGGCTGGAGCTGGTTCAAGGGGTTTAATCCGAGCCGGAGCATCACGCAATATATCCTGTTTGGATTTAGTCGCCTGGATGCATTGAATGTGGAAGGGCAGGATGATGATCTCCGGATGATGCAGGCAAAGGCGATTGCATATATCGACGGTGAGGCACTCCGGATGTTTGAACAGCTGAAGAGGGGGAACAGCGACTGGCGGAAGATCAGGACCATTCCTGTGGCCGATCTGGAATATCTCTATGTCCGTTCGGCCTATGGTGAGTATCCGCTCGACCCCGCCACCCGTGAGATGGTAGATTTTTACATGTCGGTGATCGAGAAGAACTGGACCCTGGCCGGTCTCTATGAGCGTTCGTTGATTGTTCCCCTGATGGATAATGTGGGAAGAGACGATATTGTGGCGGATATCCTGAAATCGTACCGCGAACACGCCACCATTTCCGGGGAGTCGGGCATGTTCTGGGCCAACAACCGCGCCCATCTCTTCATGTCGCAATCGGCCGTATCGGTACACACCTTCATTATGGATGCGTTCCGTATCGGTGGATCAACCCAGCACGAGATGGAGAGTATGAAAAGATGGCTGCTGAAGCAGAAGCAGACGCAACTGTGGGAGTCTACCCATGCCACGATGGATGCCGTTTATGCCCTGTTAAGTACGGGGAGCGACTGGTTCTCGGGTGAGAACCGCACAACGGTAACGGTGGGGGGAAATGTGTTGAAACCAAGTCGACAGGAGGAGGGAACAGGCTATTTCAAGGAGATGTGGCATAACCCCGAGATTACCCCGCAGATGGGAAGCGTTAAAGTTGAAAATTGGGGTAATGCTCCGGCGTGGGGCGCCCTCTACTGGCAGTACTATGAAGATCTGGACAAGATAACGAAAACCGGCGGTCCGCTCAATGTGGAGAAAATGTTGTTTGTGGAAGAGACCGACGCTACGGGCAGAAAACTGCTGCCTGTCGGTCCGTCCCGTCAGCTGAAGGTGGGCGACAAGGTGGTCGTGCGTCTGACCGTCCGTACCGATCGCGACATGGAGTTTGTACATCTGAAGGATCTCTATTCCGCAGCTTTTGAGCCTCAGGAACAGTTGTCGGGTATGAGGTGGAACGGGGGGATCGCCTGTTACCAGGCTCCGAAGGATGCTTCGGTTAATCTCTATTTCGACCTGCTGCCCAGGGGAACCTACCTCTTCGAATATGCACTCTTTGTTACCCGGAGTGGGGATTACTCCAACGGGATTACCACCCTCCAGTGCATCTATGCACCCGAGTTCAGGTCGCACACTGCAGCCACAAGGGTGACTGTCCGGTGA
- a CDS encoding PEP/pyruvate-binding domain-containing protein, which yields MNLASSPSIIKAHDISRFQFRDTPFVKLMNKRIYNVLIIASQYDMFILEDDGRVDEQIFNEYTSLNLRYPPRFTQVSNAAKAMEELRSNRYELIICMPNMDNHEIFSQVKVIKNKFPYIPIVLLTPFSKSVTRVLEREDLSGIDYVFSWLGNADLLLAIIKLIEDSMNVEHDVKTVGVQTIMLVEDSVRFYSSALPLLYKYVLNESKEFSKEALNDHLRMMRMRGRPKILLARNYEEAVDLYRKYGDNMLGVISDISFNREGKKDKLAGRLLGEWIRKQDKYIPIIYTSSESENRKYADEVEARFIDKNSKTFPQDFHRAVKDNLGFGDFIIIAPKSQEEIFRIRTLKELQLNIRQIPDDSLYYHLSRNHFSRFFYTRAMFPVAEMLKKIDVSAYARMEDARELIYQAIVEYRRMKNTGVVAVFEKDRFDKYSNFARIGDGSLGGKGRGLAFIGHIVKTHLELNCYENFPVTTPKTVVLCTDIFDEFMEANRLYEIALSNCSDEEILRHFLSAKLPRRLVSDFLVFFDAISTPIAIRSSSMLEDSQYQPFAGIYSTYMIPYVTDKYEMVRLLSNAVKAVYASVFYKDSKAYMTATQNLIDQEKMAIVLQEVVGSQYGNLFYPAISGVARSINYYPIGNEKSEDGIVNMAMGLGKYIMDGFQGLRFSPLHPRNILQLSSLDTALRETQTQFYALDLESMTKEFTIDDSFNLKKIRIQQAGDNSPLRYVCSTYDPNDQIIRDGYYEGGRKIISFANMLKHDTLPLSETLDKMLKVGQQEMGRPVEIEFAVNIKSQQEADFFVLQIRPIVDSKEVVNENLEDIGVEETILYSRNALGNGISTDVYDLVYVKTKQFSAANNPAIAREIEKVNLRFSESDQNYVLVGPGRWGSSDPWLGIPVKWAHISQARVIAELGLENYRIEPSQGTHFFQNLTSFGVGYFTINSLSSGDGFFDEAYLEAQPAVHETDFIRHVRFGQPIAIKINGRKKIGVVQKPL from the coding sequence GAAGCTGATGAATAAACGTATCTATAACGTGTTGATCATTGCCTCGCAATACGACATGTTTATCCTCGAAGATGACGGACGGGTAGACGAACAGATCTTCAACGAGTATACCTCGCTCAACCTCCGCTATCCGCCCCGCTTCACGCAGGTAAGCAATGCCGCAAAAGCGATGGAGGAGCTCCGTTCCAATCGTTACGAGCTGATCATCTGCATGCCGAACATGGATAATCATGAGATTTTCTCCCAAGTGAAGGTGATCAAGAACAAGTTTCCCTATATCCCGATCGTGCTGCTTACCCCCTTTTCGAAATCGGTGACCCGGGTACTTGAGCGGGAAGATCTTTCGGGGATTGACTACGTCTTCAGCTGGTTGGGAAATGCCGATCTGCTGCTGGCCATCATCAAGCTGATCGAGGACAGCATGAACGTTGAGCACGATGTGAAGACGGTAGGGGTGCAGACCATCATGCTGGTGGAGGATTCCGTCCGCTTCTACTCTTCCGCACTCCCCTTGCTCTACAAATATGTACTCAATGAGTCGAAGGAGTTCTCAAAGGAGGCGCTTAACGATCACCTCCGCATGATGCGTATGCGCGGACGTCCAAAGATCTTGCTGGCCCGCAATTACGAGGAGGCGGTAGACCTCTACAGGAAGTATGGCGACAATATGCTGGGGGTGATTTCAGATATCAGCTTCAACCGTGAAGGGAAAAAGGACAAGTTGGCGGGGAGGTTGTTGGGTGAATGGATCCGCAAGCAGGACAAGTATATCCCGATCATTTACACCTCCTCCGAATCTGAAAACAGGAAGTATGCCGATGAGGTGGAGGCCAGGTTTATCGACAAGAACTCAAAGACCTTTCCCCAGGACTTTCATAGGGCAGTGAAGGACAATCTCGGTTTTGGCGACTTTATCATCATTGCTCCCAAGTCGCAGGAGGAGATCTTCCGGATCAGGACCCTGAAGGAGTTGCAACTCAATATCCGCCAGATTCCCGACGATTCGTTGTATTACCACCTCTCGAGAAACCACTTCTCACGTTTCTTCTATACACGTGCCATGTTCCCGGTTGCAGAGATGCTGAAGAAGATCGATGTCTCCGCCTATGCCAGGATGGAAGATGCAAGGGAACTGATCTATCAGGCAATCGTGGAGTACCGGCGGATGAAAAATACCGGTGTGGTGGCGGTATTCGAAAAGGACCGGTTCGACAAGTACTCCAACTTTGCCCGTATCGGTGATGGCTCACTGGGGGGAAAAGGGCGTGGATTGGCGTTTATCGGGCATATTGTGAAGACCCACCTGGAGTTGAACTGTTACGAGAATTTCCCGGTGACCACACCCAAGACGGTGGTGCTCTGTACCGATATCTTTGACGAGTTCATGGAGGCTAACAGGTTGTATGAGATAGCCCTTTCCAACTGTTCCGACGAAGAGATCCTCCGGCATTTCCTTTCGGCCAAACTGCCCAGGCGTCTGGTCAGCGATTTCCTGGTCTTCTTCGACGCAATCTCGACACCCATTGCCATCCGCTCGTCGAGCATGCTTGAAGATTCGCAATATCAGCCATTTGCGGGAATATATTCAACCTACATGATCCCCTACGTGACCGATAAATATGAGATGGTCCGGCTTCTGAGCAATGCCGTCAAGGCGGTTTATGCCTCGGTCTTCTACAAGGACAGCAAGGCCTACATGACAGCTACCCAGAACCTGATCGACCAGGAGAAGATGGCGATTGTACTGCAGGAGGTGGTGGGGAGCCAGTATGGCAATCTCTTCTATCCGGCAATCTCGGGAGTTGCCCGCTCCATCAACTACTATCCCATTGGCAATGAAAAGAGTGAGGATGGCATCGTAAACATGGCCATGGGATTGGGCAAATATATCATGGATGGGTTTCAGGGTCTCCGGTTTTCACCGCTGCACCCCAGGAACATATTGCAACTGAGCTCTCTCGATACCGCATTGAGGGAGACCCAGACGCAGTTTTACGCGCTCGACCTGGAGTCGATGACGAAGGAGTTTACCATCGACGATAGCTTCAACCTGAAAAAGATCAGGATCCAGCAGGCAGGCGATAACAGTCCGCTCCGCTATGTCTGTTCAACATACGATCCGAACGACCAGATTATCCGCGACGGATATTACGAAGGAGGCAGAAAGATCATTTCGTTTGCCAACATGTTGAAGCATGACACGCTACCCCTTTCTGAAACCCTCGACAAGATGTTGAAGGTGGGGCAGCAGGAGATGGGACGGCCGGTGGAGATAGAGTTTGCAGTAAACATAAAGAGTCAGCAGGAGGCCGATTTCTTTGTGTTGCAGATCCGTCCGATCGTCGACAGCAAGGAAGTGGTCAATGAGAATCTGGAGGATATCGGGGTGGAGGAGACGATTCTCTATTCTCGAAATGCGCTCGGGAACGGAATATCCACCGATGTATACGACCTGGTATATGTGAAGACGAAACAGTTTTCAGCCGCCAACAATCCGGCAATTGCCAGGGAGATTGAGAAGGTCAATCTCCGGTTCAGCGAGAGCGATCAGAATTATGTACTGGTGGGACCTGGGCGATGGGGATCTTCCGATCCCTGGCTGGGGATTCCGGTAAAATGGGCACACATCAGCCAGGCGCGGGTCATTGCGGAACTGGGGCTGGAAAACTACCGGATTGAACCGAGTCAGGGTACCCACTTCTTTCAGAACCTCACATCGTTCGGGGTAGGCTATTTCACAATCAACTCCCTCTCCAGTGGGGATGGTTTCTTTGATGAAGCGTATCTAGAAGCTCAACCGGCCGTCCATGAGACCGATTTTATCAGGCATGTCCGCTTCGGGCAGCCGATAGCGATAAAGATCAACGGAAGGAAGAAAATTGGAGTGGTACAGAAACCGCTTTAA